A part of Arthrobacter dokdonellae genomic DNA contains:
- a CDS encoding ATP-binding protein — MSKHVGTVSIAPAGETHDQRQARRRNERSLAASPKLSLRELRAQRAAEKGEAGTEGDWGIRAGATMWGPHRAQPAPHRASTLTMAAAYPFLTESGLGPEGTYIGTDLFGSGAFCYDPWVMYDKGFISGPSIVVIGTVGTGKSMCGKSLVTRSITLGRKAAVASDPKGEWVPVANAIRGGKVISVGPGRTARVNPLDAGPRSSALSDAQWHAVVRQRRRHLLVALVSLMRPGVPLTPVEHTALDMALSDAVAVNTTPTLPMVLEYLLNPTPATAALVGPNGGTGVGHSLRRTVSGDLEGMFDAPSTVAFDADAPIMVLDTSALIGASEQALSLATVCGATWLEAAVTNPGGAKRLVVYDEGWRMLADPYMLAKMSEQWRLARSYGIANLLIMHKIADLNEIGDSTSGLRQKALGLLTEADTRVIYRQKHDAMRLTKEALGLTEAECEHVENLPKGVGLWKVGNRSFIVANQVTTDELAIFGTDERML, encoded by the coding sequence ATGAGCAAGCACGTGGGAACCGTGAGCATCGCCCCTGCCGGGGAGACCCATGACCAGCGGCAGGCACGACGGCGGAACGAGCGTTCCCTGGCGGCCTCACCCAAGCTGTCCTTGCGTGAGCTGCGGGCCCAACGCGCAGCCGAAAAAGGGGAAGCAGGGACGGAAGGGGATTGGGGCATCCGGGCCGGCGCCACCATGTGGGGTCCGCACCGGGCACAGCCGGCACCGCACCGGGCCTCGACGCTGACGATGGCCGCAGCCTATCCGTTCCTCACCGAATCCGGGCTCGGCCCAGAAGGAACGTATATTGGCACCGACCTGTTTGGTTCCGGCGCGTTCTGTTACGACCCCTGGGTCATGTATGACAAGGGCTTCATCAGCGGCCCGTCCATCGTCGTCATCGGCACAGTGGGCACGGGCAAGTCCATGTGCGGCAAGTCCCTCGTCACCCGATCCATCACCCTCGGACGCAAGGCCGCCGTGGCATCCGACCCGAAGGGGGAGTGGGTGCCAGTCGCCAACGCCATCCGCGGCGGCAAAGTCATCTCCGTGGGACCAGGCCGTACAGCGAGGGTCAACCCGCTAGACGCCGGCCCCCGATCCAGCGCGCTGTCCGACGCCCAATGGCACGCAGTGGTCAGGCAGCGCAGACGCCACCTGCTTGTCGCACTCGTCTCCCTCATGCGCCCCGGCGTCCCGCTGACACCGGTCGAACATACTGCCCTAGACATGGCCCTCTCCGACGCCGTTGCCGTCAACACCACACCCACCCTGCCCATGGTGCTCGAATACCTCCTCAACCCAACCCCGGCCACAGCCGCGCTCGTCGGACCCAATGGGGGGACCGGCGTCGGGCATTCCCTGCGGCGCACCGTCTCGGGCGACCTGGAGGGCATGTTTGATGCACCGTCCACGGTCGCCTTCGACGCGGACGCCCCGATCATGGTCCTGGACACCTCGGCTCTGATCGGCGCCTCGGAACAGGCGCTGTCCCTGGCCACGGTGTGTGGCGCCACGTGGCTGGAGGCAGCCGTGACCAACCCCGGCGGCGCCAAGCGCCTCGTGGTGTACGACGAGGGCTGGCGCATGCTCGCGGACCCCTACATGCTCGCGAAAATGAGCGAGCAATGGCGCCTGGCCCGCAGCTACGGCATCGCGAACCTGCTCATCATGCACAAGATCGCGGACCTCAACGAGATCGGCGACAGCACCAGCGGCCTGCGGCAAAAAGCCCTTGGCCTGCTCACAGAGGCGGACACCAGGGTCATCTACCGGCAAAAACACGACGCCATGCGCCTGACCAAGGAAGCCCTCGGCCTCACCGAAGCCGAATGCGAACACGTGGAAAACCTGCCCAAGGGCGTGGGCCTGTGGAAGGTTGGCAACCGCTCCTTCATCGTCGCCAACCAGGTCACCACCGACGAACTCGCCATCTTCGGCACCGACGAAAGGATGCTCTGA
- a CDS encoding SCO6880 family protein, whose product MSEDTRTLQPVRFPRYERHGLFMGLQWYQLTLIAAGTLVAVVTSATGGPEAFILTAPLWLGIIFFGVLHYARIPYPVWAYTASLFFLRSVLNETRYLARPEQARKTGTMELPGGLGSLELRRTSKGEAFMVDHTGHEAIVALRCTTNSFALMDGDDKAYVVQAWSRVQAAMARRPAVARIAIQDYTVPYPSSALRAYYERAVPPERIADAEWGDQSYLDLIEAAGASMSHEIIMAIVLDTAKGRRRIKDAGGGMAGLESVLRSEVESFTTGLKTHGVVVTEWLSDAAVTAVVRGSFDPAAVAKWASATRKVLPKVSAGPMAAEEHWSYLRTDSGFHQTFWVAEWPRQLVYPGFLHPLIYVGDFRHTISQVIRAVPTDQALRDIRSSQEAHDTRRRINARLDRPLTREQRAEEEEVARREEEIVAGHGDVRPAAYVTITADTLDGLARCRQELESAAAGAFVELRLMVGQQWPAFIAGALPLGRGLK is encoded by the coding sequence ATGTCTGAAGACACCCGCACACTGCAACCGGTCCGCTTCCCGCGCTATGAACGGCACGGCCTGTTCATGGGCCTGCAGTGGTACCAGCTCACACTCATCGCGGCCGGGACGCTGGTCGCCGTCGTTACTTCCGCAACGGGCGGGCCGGAGGCGTTCATCCTCACGGCGCCACTCTGGCTGGGCATCATCTTCTTCGGCGTGCTGCACTACGCCCGCATTCCCTACCCGGTCTGGGCCTACACGGCCTCCCTCTTCTTCCTCCGCAGTGTCCTGAACGAAACCCGCTATCTCGCGCGGCCCGAGCAGGCACGAAAAACAGGAACCATGGAACTTCCCGGCGGCCTGGGAAGCCTCGAACTCCGCCGCACAAGCAAGGGAGAGGCCTTCATGGTTGACCACACGGGCCACGAGGCCATCGTCGCCCTTCGCTGCACCACCAACTCATTCGCCCTGATGGATGGTGATGACAAGGCCTACGTCGTTCAGGCGTGGTCGCGGGTGCAGGCGGCCATGGCACGCCGCCCAGCCGTTGCCCGGATCGCCATCCAGGACTACACGGTGCCTTACCCATCGAGCGCCCTGCGTGCCTACTACGAGCGGGCAGTCCCGCCGGAGCGGATTGCTGACGCGGAGTGGGGCGACCAGTCCTACCTCGACCTGATCGAGGCTGCGGGTGCCTCCATGAGCCATGAGATCATCATGGCGATCGTGCTGGATACCGCGAAGGGACGCCGTCGGATCAAGGACGCCGGGGGTGGGATGGCCGGCCTTGAGTCTGTGCTCCGTTCCGAGGTTGAATCGTTCACCACTGGGCTAAAGACTCATGGTGTGGTTGTGACGGAGTGGCTTTCCGATGCGGCCGTTACCGCCGTCGTTCGGGGGTCCTTTGACCCGGCAGCCGTGGCTAAGTGGGCCTCCGCCACCCGTAAGGTGCTGCCGAAAGTGTCGGCCGGACCCATGGCCGCGGAGGAGCACTGGTCGTACCTGCGCACGGATTCCGGCTTCCACCAAACCTTTTGGGTGGCGGAGTGGCCCCGCCAGCTGGTCTACCCGGGGTTCTTGCATCCGCTGATTTACGTGGGCGATTTCCGGCACACCATTTCCCAAGTCATCCGGGCCGTCCCTACCGACCAGGCGCTGCGCGACATCCGCTCCTCGCAGGAGGCCCATGACACCCGGCGGCGCATCAACGCCCGCCTGGACCGGCCCCTGACGCGCGAGCAGCGGGCCGAGGAGGAGGAAGTCGCCCGGCGCGAAGAGGAAATTGTCGCCGGTCATGGGGATGTGCGCCCCGCCGCCTATGTAACTATTACCGCGGACACCCTGGACGGGCTGGCCCGGTGCCGGCAGGAACTCGAGTCCGCGGCTGCCGGCGCGTTCGTCGAGCTGCGGCTGATGGTCGGCCAGCAGTGGCCGGCTTTCATCGCCGGGGCATTGCCGCTGGGAAGGGGATTGAAATGA
- a CDS encoding type IV secretion system protein has translation MLPMVKCGAGGWWPPGCGIVSQASDDFAASVTAYIAGILENMASWMWSFISGAFGVSNIDASEWAIVSGLTNWWIVVMMTPLVVVMIVQLIAGLVSQQPRRIGRALLGGALAVPLVFVATGLMGKLSSFTDSASTALLQTLGTDPYVVFMRLFGFQRAPVGSGRTWDVVSLSTGTSAGPVGGVVVTVIAVLVVWILSFILMCSMIFRSFALIVLAAVAPVALMLLPWERTKSWTRIWCETVVALLIAKPLAATVLAVAVKLFANSTSFSGLASGAVGMVLACGAPLMALKLVSFAGGEIAGAAQMAGGGHIASRAGSFTGRQLGRQFGGKFHMSGVGTHGPTPVASTHQTSHLEPKEGWTRIPNPPGTTNPTARGGASAGTSQPHPAKSTAWPMPGAAPKGEAASGQGNKAAETPTQRETGRPATQTAGTSHGPTTSRYPSRPSTTAASPPPQSPAPTPIKPPDLLGGQDRTPHAASMPPATNPPAVVPPKLPPNKEPRSGDGNHV, from the coding sequence ATGCTACCGATGGTCAAATGCGGGGCCGGCGGCTGGTGGCCGCCCGGCTGCGGCATTGTGTCCCAGGCCAGCGACGATTTCGCCGCGTCCGTCACTGCCTATATCGCCGGCATTCTCGAGAACATGGCCTCGTGGATGTGGTCCTTCATCTCCGGCGCGTTTGGCGTGTCCAACATCGACGCGTCCGAATGGGCCATCGTCAGCGGCCTGACTAACTGGTGGATTGTCGTCATGATGACACCGCTCGTCGTCGTCATGATCGTCCAGCTAATCGCCGGACTTGTCAGCCAACAGCCGCGCCGCATCGGACGAGCCCTCCTCGGCGGCGCTCTAGCGGTCCCGCTAGTCTTTGTGGCCACCGGCCTCATGGGCAAGCTGTCCAGCTTCACCGACTCGGCCTCGACGGCGCTGCTGCAGACCCTCGGCACGGATCCCTACGTGGTGTTCATGCGACTCTTTGGCTTCCAACGTGCACCCGTCGGCTCCGGCCGGACCTGGGACGTGGTCTCGCTGAGCACCGGAACTTCTGCCGGGCCGGTCGGCGGGGTGGTCGTGACCGTAATCGCTGTGCTGGTCGTGTGGATCCTATCCTTCATCCTCATGTGCTCCATGATCTTCCGCTCCTTTGCCCTGATAGTCCTCGCCGCGGTGGCTCCGGTGGCACTCATGCTGCTGCCGTGGGAACGGACCAAGTCGTGGACCAGAATCTGGTGCGAAACGGTCGTCGCCCTCCTGATCGCCAAACCACTGGCCGCGACTGTCTTGGCCGTGGCCGTGAAGCTGTTTGCCAATTCGACGTCGTTCAGTGGGCTGGCGTCAGGCGCGGTCGGAATGGTCCTCGCCTGCGGCGCCCCCCTGATGGCCTTGAAGCTGGTCAGCTTTGCTGGCGGAGAGATCGCCGGGGCGGCACAGATGGCAGGCGGTGGCCACATCGCGAGCCGAGCGGGCTCATTCACCGGCCGCCAGCTCGGCCGGCAGTTCGGCGGGAAGTTCCACATGTCCGGGGTGGGCACCCATGGGCCAACGCCGGTTGCATCCACACACCAGACCAGTCATCTAGAGCCCAAGGAGGGGTGGACGCGAATACCCAACCCGCCCGGGACAACTAACCCAACGGCACGGGGCGGGGCTTCCGCAGGGACTTCGCAGCCGCACCCGGCCAAGTCGACGGCATGGCCCATGCCAGGGGCGGCACCTAAGGGTGAAGCGGCTTCTGGGCAGGGAAACAAGGCAGCGGAAACCCCGACTCAGCGCGAAACAGGTCGTCCGGCGACGCAGACCGCGGGGACGTCGCATGGTCCGACGACGTCGCGCTACCCAAGCAGGCCAAGCACGACGGCTGCCAGCCCGCCACCGCAGTCACCGGCTCCAACACCGATCAAACCGCCAGACCTTCTTGGCGGGCAAGACCGGACACCGCACGCCGCAAGTATGCCTCCGGCCACCAACCCGCCGGCTGTAGTCCCGCCGAAACTCCCACCGAACAAGGAACCCAGAAGCGGAGATGGCAACCATGTCTGA
- a CDS encoding DUF262 domain-containing protein produces MSLQEEIDAGRNTVRSDSLAMSIGELASLYENQELVIRPEFQRLFRWNNHQKARLIESIFLGIPLPSIFVMQNSNGVWEVIDGLQRCSTIFEFMGILRDESTGEILSPAKLSSTKFLPSLDGIIYTEGQPESLSTSQRLSFKRSKIDIRVLLPESDERTKYELFDRLNSGGQQASTQEIRNVQLLLADSSSLTWIQNLANNEDFYACTAISDAKTNQQYDLDLVCRLIAIWASSDEELRAMDSVDEYVTTKLQDLLLGDFNKEAFSETFKTLFRALNTALGDDTFRKYLPGTDGNGKHVRSFSVSAYEAITLGVLNNLAQWADRPAELRIRIQKMWQDTEFSQNTRAGTRGTTRIVTVVPWAREFFG; encoded by the coding sequence ATGTCTTTGCAGGAAGAAATTGACGCAGGCCGAAACACCGTCCGATCAGACTCTCTGGCCATGTCAATTGGAGAACTCGCCAGCCTCTACGAAAATCAGGAATTGGTAATTAGGCCGGAGTTTCAACGTCTCTTTCGGTGGAATAATCATCAAAAAGCACGGCTAATTGAGAGCATATTTCTCGGAATACCGCTTCCATCAATATTTGTAATGCAAAATTCGAATGGCGTCTGGGAAGTAATAGACGGCCTGCAACGCTGCTCGACAATATTTGAATTCATGGGCATACTTCGCGATGAATCTACAGGTGAAATACTTTCACCAGCGAAACTGTCTAGCACAAAATTCCTTCCAAGCCTAGACGGAATTATATACACCGAAGGACAACCGGAGAGCCTCAGCACGTCACAACGCCTTTCATTTAAAAGAAGCAAGATCGATATCCGCGTACTCCTTCCGGAAAGTGATGAAAGAACAAAATACGAACTCTTTGATCGCCTAAATTCGGGCGGTCAGCAAGCCTCAACTCAGGAAATCAGAAACGTCCAGCTTTTACTTGCCGACAGCAGCTCACTTACATGGATCCAAAACCTCGCGAACAACGAAGATTTTTACGCTTGTACCGCAATCAGTGACGCAAAAACTAATCAACAGTACGATTTGGATCTCGTTTGCAGACTTATAGCAATCTGGGCGAGTAGCGACGAAGAACTGCGTGCCATGGACTCAGTGGACGAATACGTGACCACTAAACTCCAAGACCTCCTGCTTGGAGACTTTAACAAGGAAGCCTTCAGTGAAACATTCAAGACACTTTTCAGGGCACTTAATACAGCACTAGGAGACGACACCTTTAGAAAGTATCTGCCAGGGACCGACGGGAACGGAAAGCATGTCCGCAGTTTCTCAGTATCTGCGTACGAAGCCATCACCTTAGGAGTACTGAATAATCTTGCCCAATGGGCCGATCGGCCCGCCGAACTACGCATTCGAATACAAAAGATGTGGCAGGATACCGAATTCAGTCAGAACACGAGAGCCGGGACCCGTGGCACGACCCGAATCGTCACAGTGGTTCCGTGGGCTCGCGAATTCTTCGGGTAG